Proteins from a single region of Sinorhizobium alkalisoli:
- a CDS encoding alpha/beta hydrolase: METHFTEETMQTHRGSCGARVYRGGSLLSPPPVVLHLHGGSFVGETVAAGEKVATALAAAGAVVVAPDYPSACLNPFPAAIDVAYSMLASMRGRCPQFAHKKSMLFVAGEEAGGNLAAGLALMARDQYLTDLKGQILLSPLLDPCLATPSFRKFCPQSSAQSIANGWQQYLGEDSGLTHPYAAPGHCTRLGGLVPALIITSEECPMRDEAEAYAERLRKADVRVEFHLLPGRAAWLTANGTAEHHWLSQQEIISGLFSRFFQAAGAKPTRQ, encoded by the coding sequence ATGGAGACGCATTTTACCGAAGAGACGATGCAAACGCACCGCGGTTCGTGCGGTGCGCGCGTCTATCGCGGCGGGTCCCTGCTGTCGCCGCCGCCGGTCGTGCTGCACCTTCACGGCGGGAGCTTTGTCGGAGAGACGGTCGCCGCAGGCGAAAAGGTGGCGACTGCATTGGCCGCCGCCGGCGCCGTCGTCGTCGCGCCTGACTATCCCTCCGCCTGTCTCAATCCATTCCCTGCGGCGATCGACGTCGCCTATTCGATGCTCGCGTCGATGCGTGGCCGCTGCCCGCAATTCGCGCACAAGAAATCGATGCTGTTCGTCGCCGGCGAGGAGGCGGGCGGCAATCTAGCGGCCGGTCTGGCACTGATGGCGCGGGACCAGTACCTGACCGATCTCAAGGGTCAGATTCTCCTCTCGCCGCTGCTCGATCCATGTCTCGCTACGCCGTCGTTCCGCAAGTTCTGTCCGCAGAGCTCGGCGCAGTCGATCGCTAACGGCTGGCAGCAATATCTCGGCGAAGACAGCGGCCTGACCCACCCCTATGCGGCACCCGGCCATTGCACGCGGCTTGGCGGTCTTGTTCCGGCGCTGATCATCACCAGCGAGGAATGTCCGATGCGTGACGAGGCCGAGGCCTACGCCGAGCGGCTGCGCAAGGCCGATGTTCGGGTCGAGTTCCACCTGCTGCCGGGGCGCGCAGCCTGGCTGACGGCGAATGGCACGGCCGAGCATCACTGGCTTTCGCAGCAAGAAATCATTTCCGGCCTTTTCTCCCGCTTCTTTCAAGCGGCGGGGGCGAAGCCGACCAGGCAGTAA
- a CDS encoding efflux RND transporter periplasmic adaptor subunit, whose amino-acid sequence MTSTIARRALWGAGLSILLSITGGAAVVFGLPTRSQADATAAAAPQAIPVSVAKAETRRITTWESFSGRLEAIERVEIRPRVGGAILSANFREGALVEKGDLLLTIDPAPYAAAVERAEAEVAAAEARVALANTELERGRKLVATNAIPQSGVDQRLSAYDEAQANVRSAKAALRSAQLDLQYTEVRAPITGRVGALEVTAGNLVAAGTASPVLTTIVSIDPIYASFNVNEEVAAATLAKLSGTDAIERIPVQIGTAADEGTPIEGHIQLIDNEVDAATGTIRLRAALANADGRLIPGQFVRIRIGDPEPGEKLVISDRAIGSDQDKKFVLVVGPDNTVEYRQVTLGPTADGLRIVENGLAPGETIVVNGLQRVRPGVIVAPQPVEQTTASIAKP is encoded by the coding sequence ATGACGTCGACCATTGCCCGCCGGGCCCTTTGGGGTGCCGGCCTCAGTATCCTGTTGTCCATCACCGGCGGTGCTGCTGTTGTATTCGGCCTGCCCACCCGATCCCAGGCGGACGCCACGGCCGCGGCGGCACCGCAGGCAATCCCTGTTTCCGTTGCCAAGGCGGAGACGCGCCGGATCACGACCTGGGAGAGCTTCTCGGGTCGTCTTGAAGCGATTGAGCGAGTCGAGATTCGCCCCCGCGTCGGCGGCGCTATCCTGAGTGCCAACTTCCGCGAGGGGGCGCTGGTCGAGAAGGGCGACCTGCTCCTGACGATCGATCCCGCGCCCTATGCCGCCGCCGTCGAGCGCGCCGAGGCGGAGGTCGCGGCCGCAGAAGCAAGGGTTGCGCTTGCAAACACCGAGCTCGAGCGCGGTCGCAAGCTCGTTGCCACCAATGCGATCCCGCAAAGCGGCGTGGATCAGAGGCTAAGCGCTTATGACGAGGCGCAGGCGAATGTCCGATCGGCCAAGGCGGCGCTCCGTTCCGCGCAGCTCGACCTGCAGTATACGGAGGTGCGGGCACCGATTACCGGGCGCGTCGGAGCGCTCGAGGTGACGGCCGGCAATCTCGTTGCAGCCGGCACGGCTTCGCCGGTGTTGACGACAATCGTCTCGATCGATCCGATCTATGCGAGCTTCAACGTCAACGAGGAAGTCGCCGCCGCCACACTTGCCAAGCTTTCCGGAACGGATGCAATCGAGCGCATTCCGGTCCAGATCGGCACCGCCGCCGACGAGGGCACGCCGATCGAAGGCCACATCCAGCTGATCGACAATGAAGTGGACGCGGCGACCGGCACCATCCGTCTCCGTGCGGCGCTCGCCAATGCCGACGGGCGTTTGATCCCGGGCCAGTTCGTCCGCATCCGCATCGGCGACCCGGAGCCGGGGGAGAAGCTGGTGATCAGCGATCGCGCGATCGGATCGGACCAGGACAAGAAATTCGTGCTGGTCGTCGGCCCCGACAACACGGTCGAATACCGGCAGGTGACACTCGGCCCGACCGCCGATGGCCTGAGAATCGTCGAGAACGGCCTGGCTCCCGGCGAGACCATCGTTGTCAACGGGCTGCAGCGCGTGCGCCCCGGCGTGATCGTCGCGCCGCAGCCGGTCGAGCAAACGACGGCGTCGATCGCGAAGCCATAG
- the dapE gene encoding succinyl-diaminopimelate desuccinylase, translating into MFPTDPISNLATLIRCPSVTPTEGGALATLEAMLSPLGFKVDRMVAQEAGTPDIENLYARLGTQGPHLMFAGHTDVVPVGDEAAWSHGPFSAEIAGGEMYGRGAVDMKGGIACFVAAVARHIETHGPPQGSVSFLITGDEEGPAINGTVKLLEWAAGKGERWDACLVGEPTNPDALGEMIKIGRRGSLSGRITVHGVQGHAAYPHLADNPVRGVVQLVQALMHPPFDKGTENFQSSNLEVTTVDVGNVAVNVIPAKASAAFNIRFNDSWTVESLKAEIVSRLDEAAKDDRLRPGRAPVSYEIVWNERPSHVFLTRNDALIESLSGAVESVTGRRPKLSTTGGTSDARFIKDYCPVVEFGLVGQTMHMVDERVAVADLETLTNIYESFIARWFGHAVA; encoded by the coding sequence ATGTTTCCGACCGATCCGATCTCCAATCTCGCCACCCTCATCCGCTGCCCGTCGGTAACTCCGACCGAGGGCGGGGCGCTCGCTACGCTCGAAGCGATGCTTTCGCCGCTCGGCTTCAAGGTCGACCGGATGGTCGCGCAAGAGGCCGGGACGCCGGATATCGAGAACCTCTATGCACGGCTCGGAACGCAAGGTCCGCATCTGATGTTCGCCGGCCACACGGATGTGGTCCCGGTCGGCGACGAGGCCGCATGGAGCCATGGCCCGTTCTCCGCCGAGATCGCCGGCGGCGAGATGTATGGCCGCGGCGCCGTCGACATGAAGGGCGGCATCGCCTGCTTCGTGGCAGCGGTTGCCCGACACATTGAGACGCATGGGCCGCCGCAGGGTTCCGTTTCCTTCCTGATCACCGGTGACGAGGAAGGTCCTGCGATCAACGGCACGGTGAAGCTGCTCGAATGGGCGGCAGGCAAAGGCGAGCGCTGGGACGCCTGCCTCGTCGGCGAACCCACCAATCCCGATGCGCTCGGCGAGATGATCAAGATCGGTCGCCGCGGTTCCCTTTCCGGCCGGATCACCGTCCATGGCGTTCAGGGACATGCCGCCTATCCGCACCTCGCCGACAATCCGGTGCGCGGTGTCGTTCAGCTCGTCCAGGCGCTCATGCACCCGCCCTTCGACAAGGGCACGGAGAATTTCCAGTCGTCCAACCTGGAAGTGACGACGGTCGATGTCGGAAATGTCGCCGTGAATGTCATTCCCGCCAAGGCAAGTGCTGCTTTCAACATCCGTTTCAATGATAGCTGGACGGTCGAGAGCCTGAAGGCAGAGATCGTCTCGCGGCTCGACGAGGCCGCTAAGGACGACAGGCTCAGACCCGGCCGGGCGCCGGTCAGCTATGAAATCGTCTGGAACGAACGCCCGAGCCATGTTTTTCTGACCCGTAACGATGCGCTGATCGAGTCGCTTTCGGGCGCAGTCGAAAGCGTCACCGGACGCCGACCCAAACTCTCCACCACCGGCGGCACCTCGGATGCACGCTTCATCAAGGATTATTGCCCGGTCGTCGAATTCGGCCTCGTCGGGCAGACGATGCACATGGTCGATGAGCGCGTCGCAGTCGCCGATCTCGAGACGCTCACCAATATTTATGAATCCTTCATAGCCCGCTGGTTCGGCCATGCCGTCGCTTGA
- a CDS encoding LysR family transcriptional regulator has product MDQLTAMRVFLRVVETGNFTRASASLNMPKATVTNLIQGLEAHLRTKLLNRTTRRVLVTPDGALYYERAARLLSDLDELDGSLSTAQRLPKGRLRVETASAFANLIIIPALPEFHRKYPDIQIDLGVSDRTVDYLAENVDCAIRAGTLTDQSLIARRITEMKFISCASPDFLGRHAMPGHPTDLEKNCYVVGYFLPKTGRQMPFHFRRGNEEIEVNGRYVVAANESTSYLAAARAGLGIIQAPLFMVRGDLRAGTLIPVLPDWEIDPTPIYLVYPPNRHLSSRLRVFADWVVKAVAQAQMEG; this is encoded by the coding sequence ATGGATCAGCTCACGGCCATGCGCGTGTTTCTACGGGTGGTGGAAACCGGTAATTTCACTCGCGCTTCCGCCTCCCTCAACATGCCTAAAGCAACAGTCACCAATCTGATCCAGGGCCTGGAGGCGCATCTGCGCACCAAGCTTCTGAACCGCACGACCCGGCGGGTGCTGGTGACGCCAGACGGCGCTCTCTACTACGAACGCGCCGCCCGCCTCCTCTCCGACCTCGACGAACTGGACGGCAGCCTGTCGACTGCGCAAAGACTGCCCAAGGGGCGGCTGCGGGTAGAAACGGCGAGCGCCTTTGCCAACCTGATCATCATCCCGGCGCTACCCGAATTTCACAGGAAATATCCGGATATCCAGATCGATCTCGGCGTTTCCGACCGTACCGTCGATTATCTCGCGGAGAATGTCGACTGCGCCATCCGTGCCGGCACGCTGACGGACCAGTCGCTGATTGCCCGCCGCATCACGGAAATGAAGTTCATATCTTGCGCTTCGCCGGATTTTCTCGGCCGGCACGCGATGCCCGGACATCCGACCGATCTCGAGAAGAATTGCTATGTCGTCGGCTATTTCCTGCCGAAGACGGGGCGGCAGATGCCGTTCCATTTCCGCCGCGGCAATGAAGAGATCGAAGTAAACGGCCGTTATGTCGTGGCCGCCAACGAATCGACGAGCTATCTCGCCGCCGCCCGCGCAGGCCTTGGCATCATCCAGGCGCCGCTATTCATGGTGCGCGGCGATCTCCGCGCCGGCACTCTCATCCCGGTGCTCCCCGATTGGGAGATCGACCCGACGCCCATCTATCTCGTCTATCCGCCGAACCGGCACCTGAGCAGCCGCCTGCGTGTCTTCGCCGATTGGGTAGTGAAGGCAGTGGCGCAGGCGCAGATGGAGGGCTGA
- a CDS encoding efflux RND transporter permease subunit, with product MNFSRYFVDRPVFAGVLSVLIFVAGLIGMTGLPISEYPEVVPPQIVVRAQYPGANPAVIAETVATPLEEQINGVEGMLYMQSQATADGLMTLTVTFELGTDPDQAQQLVQNRVSQAEPRLPEEVRRLGVTTVKSSPDLTLVVHLISPNGQYDINYLRNYGVLKVKDRLARVEGVGQVQIFGGGDYSMRVWIDPEKAAARGLAASDIANAIRGQNVQAAAGVIGASPSVPGLDLQLSVNAQGRLKTPEDFAEIVVKSGANGEITRLGDVARIEMGAADYSLRSLLDNSAAVGMGVFQAPGSNAIQISENVHKVMAELKQTMPEGVDYEIVYDTTQFVRASIESVVHTLLEAIALVVLVVIVFLQTWRASVIPLVAVPVSIVGTFAVMYVFGFSINALSLFGLVLAIGIVVDDAIVVVENVERNIEQGLSPVQATYRAMQEVSGPIIAIALVLVAVFVPLAFITGLTGQFYRQFALTIAISTVISAFNSLTLSPALAALLLKDHRAPKDLLTRAMDKAFGWFFRGFNRFFGASSGAYGRGVGGILTRKSLIMGVYVVLLGVTLVLFRSVPGGFVPAQDKQYLIGFAQLPDAATLDRTEDVIRRMSDIAMKHPGIEHAIAFPGLSINGFTNSSNSGIVFVSLKPFEERTTPELSGGAIAMQLNQQFGAIQDAFIAMFPPPPVQGLGTTGGFKLQIEDRNGLGYRALDDAAKAFLGKAMQAPELAGLYSSYQINVPQLYADLDRTKARQLGVAVTDVFETLQIYLGSLYVNDFNAFGRTYSVRIQADASYRSHADDIGKLKVRSASGEMIPLSALLKVEQTVGAERAIRYNGFLAADINGGPAPGFSSGQAQAAVERIAAETLPPGISFEWTDLTYQQILAGNSGILIFPLALLLVYLVLAAQYESLLLPIAIILIVPMGIMAALAGVWLTGGDNNVFTQIGLIVLVGLSAKNAILIVEFARELELSGSNAVSAAIEASRLRLRPILMTSMAFIMGVVPLVTSTGAGAEMRSAMGIAVFAGMIGVTAFGIFMTPVFYVLIRKLSGERPLKHAGARIEAPHLAPGE from the coding sequence ATGAACTTCTCACGCTATTTCGTCGACCGCCCGGTCTTCGCGGGCGTTCTCTCCGTCCTGATCTTCGTCGCGGGCCTGATCGGCATGACCGGCCTGCCCATCTCCGAATACCCGGAGGTGGTGCCCCCGCAGATCGTCGTTCGCGCCCAGTATCCCGGCGCCAACCCCGCCGTTATCGCCGAGACTGTCGCGACACCGCTCGAAGAGCAGATCAACGGCGTCGAGGGCATGCTCTACATGCAGAGCCAGGCGACTGCCGACGGACTGATGACGCTGACCGTCACCTTCGAACTCGGCACCGATCCGGACCAGGCGCAACAGCTGGTGCAGAACCGCGTATCGCAGGCCGAGCCGCGGTTGCCGGAGGAGGTGCGCCGCCTCGGTGTCACTACCGTCAAGAGCTCGCCCGACCTGACGCTCGTCGTGCATCTCATTTCGCCGAACGGGCAATACGACATCAACTATCTGCGCAACTACGGCGTGCTCAAGGTGAAGGACCGGCTGGCGCGGGTCGAGGGCGTCGGCCAGGTGCAGATCTTCGGCGGCGGCGACTATTCGATGCGTGTCTGGATCGACCCGGAAAAGGCCGCCGCGCGCGGGCTTGCGGCGAGCGACATCGCCAATGCCATCCGCGGGCAGAACGTCCAGGCGGCCGCCGGCGTAATCGGCGCCTCGCCCTCCGTCCCAGGGCTCGACCTGCAGCTCTCGGTCAATGCGCAAGGGCGTCTGAAAACGCCCGAGGACTTCGCCGAGATCGTCGTCAAGTCCGGCGCCAATGGCGAGATTACGCGTCTTGGCGACGTCGCGCGCATCGAGATGGGTGCTGCCGACTACTCGCTGCGCTCGCTCCTCGACAACAGCGCCGCCGTCGGCATGGGCGTTTTCCAGGCCCCGGGTTCGAACGCCATCCAGATTTCCGAGAACGTCCACAAGGTCATGGCCGAACTGAAGCAGACCATGCCGGAAGGCGTCGATTACGAGATCGTCTACGATACGACGCAGTTTGTCCGGGCGTCGATCGAATCGGTGGTACACACCCTGCTCGAGGCGATCGCGCTGGTGGTGCTCGTGGTGATCGTCTTCCTGCAGACCTGGCGCGCCTCCGTCATCCCGCTCGTCGCCGTTCCCGTCTCGATCGTCGGCACCTTCGCGGTTATGTATGTCTTCGGGTTCTCGATCAACGCGCTGAGCCTCTTCGGACTGGTGCTGGCGATCGGCATCGTCGTGGATGACGCGATCGTCGTCGTCGAGAACGTCGAGCGCAACATCGAGCAGGGCTTGTCTCCGGTCCAGGCCACCTATCGCGCCATGCAGGAGGTCTCCGGTCCGATCATCGCGATCGCCCTAGTGCTGGTTGCGGTCTTCGTGCCGCTCGCCTTCATCACCGGGCTCACCGGCCAGTTCTACCGCCAGTTCGCACTGACCATCGCGATCTCGACTGTGATCTCCGCCTTCAACTCCCTGACGCTCTCGCCGGCGCTCGCCGCGCTTCTGCTCAAGGATCATCGTGCGCCGAAGGATCTGCTGACGCGGGCGATGGACAAGGCCTTCGGCTGGTTCTTCCGCGGCTTCAACCGCTTCTTCGGAGCGAGCTCCGGGGCCTATGGCCGAGGGGTCGGCGGTATTCTCACGCGCAAGTCGCTGATCATGGGCGTCTATGTCGTGCTTCTCGGTGTCACGCTCGTCCTGTTCCGCTCCGTCCCCGGCGGTTTCGTGCCGGCGCAGGACAAGCAGTATCTGATCGGGTTCGCGCAGCTGCCGGATGCGGCCACACTCGACCGTACGGAGGACGTGATTCGCCGCATGAGCGACATCGCGATGAAGCATCCGGGCATCGAGCATGCCATCGCCTTCCCCGGCCTTTCGATCAACGGCTTCACGAATTCTTCGAATTCCGGCATCGTCTTCGTCTCCCTAAAGCCCTTCGAGGAGCGCACGACGCCCGAGCTTTCCGGCGGTGCGATCGCCATGCAGCTGAACCAGCAATTCGGGGCGATCCAGGATGCCTTCATTGCCATGTTCCCGCCGCCGCCGGTCCAAGGCCTCGGCACGACGGGCGGTTTCAAGCTGCAGATCGAGGACAGGAACGGCCTCGGCTACCGGGCCCTCGACGATGCCGCGAAGGCTTTCCTGGGCAAGGCGATGCAAGCGCCGGAGTTGGCTGGACTCTATTCGAGCTACCAGATCAATGTGCCGCAGCTCTATGCCGACCTCGACCGCACCAAGGCGCGCCAGCTTGGCGTGGCGGTGACGGACGTCTTCGAGACGCTGCAGATCTATCTGGGCTCGCTGTACGTCAACGATTTCAACGCCTTCGGCCGGACCTACAGCGTGCGGATCCAGGCGGATGCGAGCTACCGCAGCCATGCGGACGACATCGGCAAGCTGAAGGTACGTTCGGCCTCGGGCGAGATGATCCCGCTCTCGGCGCTCCTCAAGGTCGAGCAGACGGTGGGCGCCGAGCGGGCAATCCGCTATAACGGCTTCCTCGCCGCCGACATCAATGGCGGGCCGGCTCCGGGCTTCTCCTCGGGCCAGGCGCAGGCGGCGGTCGAGCGGATCGCGGCGGAAACGCTGCCGCCCGGCATTAGCTTCGAGTGGACGGATCTGACCTACCAGCAGATCCTCGCCGGCAATTCAGGCATCCTCATCTTCCCATTGGCGCTGCTGCTCGTCTATCTCGTGCTCGCCGCGCAATACGAGAGCCTGCTGCTACCGATCGCCATCATCCTCATCGTGCCGATGGGCATCATGGCGGCGCTGGCGGGCGTTTGGCTAACGGGTGGCGACAACAACGTCTTCACGCAGATCGGTCTGATCGTGCTTGTGGGGCTATCGGCGAAGAACGCGATCCTGATCGTCGAGTTCGCCCGCGAACTCGAGCTCTCCGGCAGCAATGCCGTCAGCGCCGCGATCGAGGCGAGCCGGCTTCGGCTCCGGCCGATCCTGATGACCTCCATGGCCTTCATCATGGGCGTCGTGCCGCTCGTCACCTCCACCGGCGCCGGCGCGGAAATGCGCTCGGCCATGGGCATCGCGGTCTTTGCCGGCATGATCGGCGTTACGGCCTTCGGCATCTTCATGACACCGGTCTTCTATGTGCTGATCCGCAAGCTCTCGGGCGAAAGGCCGCTGAAGCATGCGGGAGCCCGGATCGAAGCGCCGCATCTCGCCCCGGGCGAATAG